In Gordonia phthalatica, one genomic interval encodes:
- a CDS encoding SDR family NAD(P)-dependent oxidoreductase, producing MSTSSHANRIAVVTGAGQGFGRAIAVELAARGADVAVLDLNDAPETVAEIESHGRRGISVKVDVSDPDRVADAARTVVEKIGDPDILVNNAGVYPFRDFFDLDYDYWRRILAVNLDSQFLMAQAFAPAMRDAGWGRIVNLASNSLGLAVPALAHYMASKGGTIGLTRGLATDLAPYGITVNAVAPTASRTPGGEANISAEVLDGVAAMQAIKRGGRAEDIVGTVCFLTSDDSAFVTGQTIMADGGLVRL from the coding sequence ATGTCGACATCAAGCCACGCAAACCGCATCGCCGTCGTCACGGGCGCCGGGCAGGGCTTCGGGCGAGCCATCGCCGTTGAGCTCGCAGCTCGGGGCGCCGACGTTGCAGTACTCGACCTGAACGACGCGCCGGAGACCGTCGCCGAGATCGAGTCGCACGGCAGGAGGGGGATCTCGGTCAAGGTCGATGTGTCCGATCCCGATCGCGTCGCCGACGCCGCGCGGACCGTCGTCGAGAAGATCGGCGACCCGGATATTCTCGTCAACAACGCAGGCGTCTATCCGTTCCGCGACTTCTTCGACCTGGACTACGACTACTGGCGCAGGATCCTCGCGGTGAACTTGGATTCCCAGTTCCTGATGGCACAGGCGTTCGCACCGGCGATGCGCGACGCGGGCTGGGGTCGGATCGTCAACCTCGCGTCGAACTCACTCGGTCTCGCCGTGCCGGCGCTCGCCCACTACATGGCGAGCAAGGGCGGCACGATCGGGTTGACCCGTGGACTGGCGACCGACCTGGCGCCCTACGGGATCACCGTCAACGCGGTCGCACCGACCGCGTCGCGGACACCGGGCGGCGAGGCGAACATCTCCGCCGAGGTGCTCGACGGCGTCGCAGCGATGCAGGCGATCAAACGAGGTGGTCGTGCCGAGGACATCGTGGGCACGGTGTGCTTCCTGACCAGTGACGACAGTGCTTTCGTCACCGGCCAGACGATCATGGCGGACGGTGGCCTGGTCCGTCTGTGA
- a CDS encoding alpha/beta fold hydrolase, which yields MDQIAADDPGPIVLVGHSIGGMLSILTAATTNADLAGVEVSGLGELWQPGLREMWGSMIGDATEIDLPADAHAGVMLGPEETQRSDSVVRDGELLRPIPMPELRDVVAWSDRLPAAAAAVTVPVSLTLAEFDKIWQNDAAAQDALARHFTASPTVQVQRFLNAGHSIELHANAAEYVRTQLDFVDRVYAV from the coding sequence GTGGATCAGATCGCGGCGGACGATCCCGGGCCGATCGTCCTCGTCGGACACTCCATCGGCGGGATGCTGTCCATCCTGACCGCCGCGACGACGAACGCCGACCTCGCAGGAGTCGAGGTCAGCGGGCTCGGTGAACTCTGGCAGCCCGGCCTGCGAGAGATGTGGGGATCCATGATCGGCGACGCGACGGAGATCGACCTGCCTGCCGACGCGCATGCCGGCGTCATGCTCGGCCCGGAGGAGACTCAGCGTTCCGACAGCGTCGTGCGCGACGGAGAACTCCTTCGCCCGATTCCGATGCCGGAACTCCGCGACGTCGTCGCCTGGTCCGACCGCCTGCCCGCCGCGGCCGCCGCCGTCACGGTGCCGGTCAGTCTCACCCTGGCCGAGTTCGACAAGATCTGGCAGAACGACGCCGCGGCTCAGGATGCCCTCGCCCGCCACTTCACGGCAAGCCCGACTGTGCAGGTGCAGCGCTTCCTGAATGCCGGCCACTCGATCGAGCTGCATGCGAACGCCGCCGAGTACGTCCGCACGCAACTCGACTTCGTGGACCGCGTCTACGCTGTGTGA
- a CDS encoding TetR/AcrR family transcriptional regulator, producing the protein MPKPTIRTSGRHDLILEQLLDAAETLFARQGVAGTSLSELAEAVGLTRTGVYHYVKGKDELLEHLVRGFTMETAERLTELAAQADRPAADRLREGVASMARRIAEHPRRFRLLVTSEDAFPEPIAKQHRAARRSTLDAMISLVDQAKAEGGTRPVDTRLTAFALLGATNWMAFWYRPDQVGDLTPQQAADALAAIALDGVLSERAEGADSLQGALDLLREDVDRLSLFVDRTPD; encoded by the coding sequence ATGCCGAAGCCGACGATCCGAACCTCCGGTCGCCACGACCTGATTCTCGAGCAGTTGCTCGACGCCGCCGAGACGCTGTTCGCTCGACAGGGCGTGGCGGGCACCTCGCTCAGCGAGTTGGCCGAGGCCGTCGGCCTCACCCGCACCGGCGTCTACCACTACGTCAAGGGCAAGGACGAGCTGCTCGAGCATCTGGTCCGCGGCTTCACGATGGAGACGGCGGAGCGACTCACCGAGCTCGCGGCACAGGCGGACCGGCCGGCCGCCGACCGCCTCCGGGAGGGCGTCGCATCGATGGCGAGACGGATCGCCGAGCACCCGCGACGATTCCGTCTCCTCGTGACGAGCGAGGACGCCTTTCCGGAGCCGATCGCGAAACAGCATCGCGCAGCGCGCCGATCGACGCTCGACGCGATGATCTCGCTCGTCGATCAGGCCAAGGCCGAAGGCGGGACGCGTCCCGTCGACACCAGGCTCACGGCATTCGCACTGCTCGGCGCGACCAACTGGATGGCGTTCTGGTATCGGCCGGACCAGGTGGGCGACCTGACACCGCAGCAGGCCGCCGACGCACTCGCGGCCATCGCTCTCGACGGGGTGCTGAGCGAGCGAGCCGAGGGTGCCGACTCACTGCAGGGCGCACTCGACCTTCTCCGAGAGGACGTCGACCGACTCTCACTCTTCGTCGACCGCACGCCGGACTGA
- a CDS encoding alpha/beta fold hydrolase: protein MSHPSAVLAIESAGVRLTGRTVRPTSPPRGTIVAIHGGTYDSEYYDANDDSLLTTAPRRGYTVVALDRPGYGSSRAPADSLSFSAQAQVLGGPPWIRSRRTIPGRSSSSDTPSAGCCPS from the coding sequence ATGTCTCACCCCTCTGCAGTTCTCGCCATCGAATCCGCAGGTGTCCGATTGACCGGGCGTACCGTCAGGCCGACGTCTCCTCCCAGGGGAACGATCGTCGCGATCCACGGTGGAACCTACGACTCGGAGTACTACGACGCGAACGACGACTCGCTGCTCACGACGGCACCTCGTCGCGGATACACCGTCGTCGCTCTCGACCGGCCGGGTTACGGCAGCAGCCGAGCGCCCGCCGACAGCCTCTCCTTCTCCGCTCAGGCTCAGGTGCTGGGGGGGCCGCCGTGGATCAGATCGCGGCGGACGATCCCGGGCCGATCGTCCTCGTCGGACACTCCATCGGCGGGATGCTGTCCATCCTGA
- a CDS encoding aldehyde dehydrogenase family protein produces the protein MTIAPDRTVTRGRNFLAGSWNEDGELLESVSPSTGRVLGTYASAGRTEALAAIAAARQTFDETDWSRDPRRRSRAISELADRLEARIGEVALMLSRENGKRLPETTWEVSTTVDWLRYASASALILDGGRSSEVSPGVYFQTGREAMGVIGIITPWNSPVILSMRSIGPALAAGCTMVVKMPGQTALTNSLVAEIIAETTSIPSGVISILTEGGNEVSPALVESGDVDMISYTGSTHVGRAIATAGAATLKRLSLELGGKTPLVIFDDADLDVAMQNIVAATCLMNGQFCLTGSRLLVQRSIADKLRPMITEAIAGLNPGPSESDGYDLGPLIDAASAARVDAIVESAATSYATPLVRGGVVVDDDRPGGAYFKPALLEVDRLDVPIVQDELFGPVQTFEVFDDEDDAVRMANGTSFGLGAAVFTTDEWKARRVTRNMRAGFVWTNCWGVIHEAFEEGGLKQSGYGLLCGPTAIAEFQDTKLYAQVAPPRA, from the coding sequence ATGACCATCGCCCCTGACCGCACCGTGACCCGCGGTCGCAACTTTCTCGCAGGCTCGTGGAACGAGGACGGCGAACTCCTCGAGTCCGTGAGTCCATCGACCGGAAGGGTGCTCGGAACCTATGCCAGCGCCGGTCGAACGGAAGCGCTGGCGGCGATCGCCGCAGCACGGCAGACCTTCGACGAGACCGACTGGTCGCGCGACCCACGACGACGTTCACGAGCGATCAGCGAACTCGCAGATCGTCTCGAGGCGCGCATCGGCGAAGTGGCCCTGATGCTGTCGCGTGAGAACGGCAAGCGTCTGCCCGAGACCACATGGGAGGTCTCCACCACCGTCGACTGGCTGCGATACGCGTCGGCCTCGGCACTCATCCTCGACGGAGGTCGCAGTTCCGAGGTCAGCCCGGGCGTCTACTTCCAGACCGGCCGCGAAGCCATGGGCGTCATCGGAATCATCACGCCGTGGAACTCCCCCGTGATCCTCTCGATGCGATCGATCGGACCGGCCCTCGCGGCGGGCTGCACGATGGTCGTCAAGATGCCCGGTCAGACCGCATTGACCAACTCCCTCGTCGCCGAGATCATCGCGGAGACGACATCGATCCCTTCGGGTGTCATCAGCATCCTCACCGAAGGCGGAAACGAGGTGTCGCCCGCACTGGTCGAGTCCGGCGACGTCGACATGATCAGCTACACCGGGAGCACGCACGTCGGTCGGGCCATCGCGACCGCCGGCGCCGCCACCCTCAAGCGACTCAGCCTCGAACTGGGAGGCAAGACGCCGCTGGTGATCTTCGACGACGCCGACCTCGACGTCGCCATGCAGAACATCGTCGCCGCGACCTGTCTGATGAACGGCCAGTTCTGTCTGACCGGCTCCCGACTCCTGGTGCAGCGGTCCATCGCAGACAAGCTGCGCCCGATGATCACCGAGGCCATCGCAGGCCTGAACCCCGGCCCCAGCGAGAGCGACGGATACGACCTCGGGCCGCTGATCGACGCGGCGAGCGCGGCTCGGGTCGACGCCATCGTCGAGTCCGCCGCGACGAGCTACGCGACCCCACTCGTTCGGGGAGGCGTCGTCGTCGACGACGATCGCCCGGGAGGCGCATACTTCAAGCCCGCACTGCTCGAGGTCGATCGCCTGGACGTCCCCATCGTGCAGGACGAGCTGTTCGGGCCCGTCCAGACCTTCGAGGTCTTCGACGACGAGGACGACGCCGTGCGGATGGCCAACGGAACCTCCTTCGGCCTCGGCGCGGCGGTGTTCACCACCGATGAATGGAAGGCTCGGCGCGTGACACGCAACATGCGGGCAGGCTTCGTCTGGACGAACTGCTGGGGAGTGATTCACGAGGCGTTCGAGGAAGGCGGTCTGAAGCAGAGCGGATACGGTCTGCTGTGCGGCCCGACCGCGATCGCCGAGTTCCAGGACACCAAGCTGTATGCGCAGGTGGCTCCTCCCCGAGCCTGA
- a CDS encoding alpha/beta hydrolase has protein sequence MTEAAGLGAGRYLDAADVPEGTVTTAHELLTHDRARVSGLLREVPGATTVCVLMHPRQDFSHHVLVPELLSRGFAVWTQSTRGGLNDVSLLHEQALLDMAAGHRFLRERGFDRVVSVGHSGGGALAAYYIEQAEATPSGRFADTPGGKPVPLREADMPVPDALMLMAPHPGQGLLLERMIDPSVVDESDPLSVDSTLDPYDAENGFRPAPEWSSYSPDFVARYRAAQHARIVRIDEHARTAVARAAAARRRRSTSGDPQDYRTSLASGVITMYRSDADLRCVDSSLDPNDRPYGSLFGSRPDLTNYGVVGFGRLTTPEAWLSTWSSISSRAGLVRSARGVSVPVLLVEVTGDQACFPADAIEMADAFAGDDVTHERVRGKHFGAALAEGEPTAAAAAGALMGGWLTARGF, from the coding sequence GTGACGGAGGCCGCCGGCCTCGGAGCCGGCCGGTATCTGGACGCGGCGGACGTCCCGGAGGGGACCGTCACGACCGCGCACGAACTGCTCACCCACGACCGAGCGCGTGTCTCCGGGCTCCTCAGGGAGGTTCCCGGGGCGACGACGGTCTGCGTCCTCATGCACCCGCGGCAGGACTTCTCGCACCACGTCCTCGTTCCGGAACTGCTGTCCCGCGGATTCGCGGTATGGACCCAGAGCACCCGCGGCGGTCTGAACGATGTGAGCCTCCTGCACGAGCAGGCGCTCCTGGACATGGCTGCCGGTCATCGTTTCCTCAGGGAACGCGGCTTCGACCGGGTCGTGTCCGTCGGTCATTCGGGCGGCGGTGCGCTGGCGGCGTACTACATCGAACAGGCGGAGGCGACGCCGTCCGGGAGGTTCGCCGATACTCCGGGTGGGAAGCCGGTGCCGCTGCGCGAGGCCGACATGCCCGTTCCCGACGCCCTCATGCTGATGGCGCCGCACCCCGGGCAGGGACTGCTCCTGGAGCGCATGATCGACCCGTCCGTGGTCGATGAGAGCGATCCGCTGTCGGTCGATTCGACCCTCGACCCGTACGACGCCGAGAACGGCTTCCGTCCGGCGCCGGAATGGTCGTCGTACAGCCCGGACTTCGTTGCGAGGTATCGAGCGGCTCAGCACGCTCGCATCGTTCGCATCGACGAGCACGCCCGGACGGCAGTGGCGAGGGCGGCGGCGGCGCGCCGCCGCCGTTCGACGTCCGGTGATCCTCAGGACTATCGAACGTCGCTCGCCTCCGGAGTGATCACCATGTATCGCAGCGACGCGGACCTCCGGTGTGTGGACTCGTCGCTGGATCCGAACGACAGGCCCTACGGGTCGTTGTTCGGCAGCCGACCGGACCTCACCAACTACGGGGTGGTGGGCTTCGGTCGGCTCACGACCCCGGAGGCGTGGCTGTCCACGTGGTCGTCGATCTCCAGCCGAGCAGGCCTCGTCCGTTCGGCGCGAGGCGTCTCCGTTCCGGTCCTGCTGGTGGAGGTCACCGGAGATCAGGCCTGCTTCCCGGCCGACGCGATCGAGATGGCAGATGCGTTCGCGGGGGACGACGTGACGCACGAGCGGGTCCGCGGCAAGCACTTCGGCGCCGCTCTGGCCGAGGGCGAGCCCACGGCCGCCGCCGCAGCGGGAGCCCTGATGGGCGGGTGGCTGACGGCACGCGGCTTCTGA
- a CDS encoding VOC family protein — translation MSTDANPQAPKPEHRVKGVDHAAFPTFDPAATVHFYRDVLRFPVVHSICAAGWGREKHPDFIHFFFDIGDGDRIAFFYYFGLEPPHGASTAPGDSWGRLPEGTPGYFVDSRHLAIHVDDEEDLMEYRRRLDDSEWPVEMQVMHETIESIYTHDPNGYMVEITRALRPVTPQEDLDAELTIDALVEVAQGEAPSLDKLLLRKAELIVERAPRWAEEQEATR, via the coding sequence ATGTCCACCGATGCGAACCCGCAGGCACCGAAGCCCGAACACCGGGTCAAGGGTGTCGACCACGCCGCATTCCCGACCTTCGATCCGGCGGCCACCGTCCACTTCTATCGTGACGTGCTCCGATTCCCCGTCGTCCACTCGATCTGCGCCGCCGGATGGGGTCGCGAGAAGCATCCGGACTTCATTCACTTCTTCTTCGACATCGGCGACGGCGACCGGATCGCGTTCTTCTACTACTTCGGCCTCGAACCCCCGCATGGTGCCTCGACGGCGCCGGGCGATTCATGGGGAAGGCTTCCCGAGGGCACGCCGGGCTACTTCGTCGACTCGCGCCACCTGGCGATCCACGTCGACGACGAAGAGGACCTGATGGAGTACCGGCGTCGCCTCGACGACTCGGAATGGCCGGTCGAGATGCAGGTGATGCACGAGACGATCGAGTCGATCTACACGCACGACCCGAACGGCTACATGGTCGAGATCACGCGTGCGCTGCGCCCGGTCACACCGCAGGAGGACCTCGACGCCGAACTGACGATCGATGCGCTGGTGGAGGTGGCGCAGGGCGAGGCCCCGTCGCTCGACAAGCTGTTGCTGCGCAAGGCCGAACTGATCGTCGAGCGTGCCCCGCGGTGGGCCGAGGAGCAGGAGGCGACGCGATGA
- a CDS encoding FAD-dependent monooxygenase, translating to MTDRSVAVIGGGPAGLFTARLLKRDDPSLDVTVYERNGTDTATFGFGVGLTEATMKNVRAADPQAAEAIRAASWAGHDLRLRHVDGDTTRDIALHGARNLAIGRARLLEVLEELAVEVGVRIEHGRHVTAVEVDADVIVAADGVKSATRAAVADEVGFKEVVGRGLYMWCGLGVAIHDAFFSARRSGDALFVTHAYPYDESHSTFLLETDDESFVAAGLDVFDAETPAGANDDRSIALLEEVFAEDLGHHRLLTNRSRWSRFSTVSLERWSTGNIVFVGDTAHTAHYTLGSGTKLALEDAIALSTALREHDGLGEAFAAYEAARRPAVERFKHLAYRSQRWWESYSLRVAARPEQIALSYMTRAGNLTVADFAATEPDTAAIALERLGTEPPTDPHLVDDWILAHAETFDDTRTADLVTWSEPDVWGDAADRAVADLRTDLVHLTGPDDVLSVDARIDLAERIKLTSNRSVFVSIPAAARAAGAAAIAADRCDGIQLTS from the coding sequence ATGACCGATCGTTCAGTCGCCGTCATCGGCGGCGGGCCCGCAGGCCTGTTCACCGCCCGTCTCCTCAAGCGCGACGACCCGTCGCTCGACGTCACCGTCTACGAGCGCAACGGGACCGACACCGCCACCTTCGGCTTCGGCGTCGGGCTGACCGAGGCGACGATGAAGAACGTGCGCGCCGCCGACCCACAGGCCGCCGAAGCCATCCGAGCCGCGAGCTGGGCCGGTCACGACCTCCGGCTGCGACACGTGGACGGCGACACCACCCGCGACATCGCGCTCCACGGCGCCCGCAACCTCGCGATCGGTCGAGCTCGGCTCCTCGAGGTCCTCGAGGAGTTGGCGGTGGAGGTCGGCGTGCGAATCGAGCACGGACGACATGTCACCGCCGTCGAGGTGGACGCCGACGTCATCGTCGCCGCCGACGGCGTCAAGAGCGCGACGCGAGCGGCGGTCGCCGACGAGGTCGGATTCAAGGAGGTCGTCGGCCGGGGCCTCTACATGTGGTGCGGGCTCGGTGTCGCGATCCACGACGCGTTCTTCTCGGCACGAAGGTCCGGCGACGCACTCTTCGTGACACACGCGTACCCCTACGACGAGAGCCACAGCACTTTCCTTCTCGAGACCGACGACGAGAGCTTCGTCGCGGCCGGTCTCGACGTCTTCGACGCCGAGACCCCGGCAGGAGCCAACGACGACCGCAGCATCGCGCTCCTGGAGGAGGTCTTCGCCGAGGACCTCGGCCACCACCGACTCCTGACGAATCGGAGCCGGTGGTCGCGGTTCTCCACCGTCAGTCTGGAGCGATGGTCGACCGGGAACATCGTCTTCGTCGGGGACACCGCGCACACCGCGCACTACACGCTCGGGTCCGGCACCAAGCTCGCACTCGAGGACGCGATCGCTCTGTCCACGGCGCTGCGCGAGCACGACGGACTCGGCGAGGCCTTCGCGGCCTACGAGGCGGCGCGGCGTCCGGCCGTCGAGCGCTTCAAGCACCTCGCGTACCGGAGTCAACGGTGGTGGGAGAGCTACTCCCTGCGTGTCGCCGCGAGGCCCGAGCAGATCGCGCTGTCGTACATGACACGCGCGGGCAATCTCACGGTGGCCGACTTCGCCGCCACCGAGCCGGACACCGCAGCGATCGCACTCGAGCGGCTCGGGACGGAACCACCGACCGACCCGCACCTCGTCGACGACTGGATCCTGGCCCATGCCGAGACGTTCGACGACACCCGCACCGCCGACCTCGTCACCTGGTCGGAACCGGACGTCTGGGGCGATGCCGCAGACCGGGCGGTCGCGGACCTGCGCACCGACCTCGTCCACCTGACCGGCCCCGACGACGTGCTCTCGGTGGACGCTCGGATCGATCTGGCCGAGCGGATCAAACTGACCTCGAACCGGTCCGTGTTCGTGTCGATCCCCGCCGCCGCGCGTGCCGCGGGAGCGGCCGCGATCGCGGCCGACCGCTGCGACGGCATCCAACTCACCTCCTGA
- a CDS encoding AMP-binding protein — protein sequence MSNRDVDHVVAYPDEMIVRYRSEGLWRERSLSDELTAACNDFAAETALVTPEVRWTYAELSAEVDAFAAGVIAGTDLAPGDRVMFQLGNTAETVVVYLGALRAGLVPVCTLAQHGAREIGLLAAHVNARGLITQGDFDGGRLLDIARSLIADGALEIAIVTRATPFDGAVAYEDLLESGRGRTPAPVAQALTDVAVFQLSGGTTGLPKVAPRLHEEYAYNSREWARALEWTTDTTVLYPLPLMHNAGIALALQPAILSGATTVLAPDAKIDGLLDLITAEHPTSLPLVPPAVAIRMLDHPRTASTDLSSITQYIVGGQKLPLEVAHRLRDELRLPLRQMFGMAEGMFYVTPENAPDSVLLDTVGAPISPLDEARVVDPLTGHDVPAGELGELWMRGPYTIRGYYRAAEHNASAFSADGFYRSGDLGRRHHIDGVDYFSVDGRIKDVINRGVEKIHAEEVEELILRNPDVETAAVVAMPDPVLGERACAFVVMRDGTDPLTVETLGAHLAAHGLAKYKFPERVEVRDQLPLSNVGKLSRKDLRDEVARLLDNESARLA from the coding sequence ATGTCGAATCGTGATGTGGACCACGTTGTTGCGTACCCGGACGAGATGATCGTTCGCTATCGGTCGGAGGGCCTGTGGCGCGAGCGCAGTCTCTCCGACGAACTGACCGCTGCCTGCAACGACTTCGCTGCCGAAACGGCCCTCGTCACCCCCGAGGTCAGGTGGACGTACGCCGAGCTGTCGGCCGAAGTCGACGCCTTCGCAGCCGGCGTGATCGCGGGCACCGATCTCGCACCGGGCGATCGCGTGATGTTCCAACTCGGAAACACCGCGGAGACGGTCGTCGTCTACCTGGGCGCACTCCGCGCCGGGCTGGTCCCCGTCTGCACCCTCGCACAGCACGGCGCCCGCGAGATCGGCCTCCTCGCCGCTCACGTGAATGCGCGCGGTCTCATCACGCAGGGCGACTTCGACGGCGGACGACTCCTCGACATCGCGCGGTCCCTGATCGCCGACGGCGCCCTCGAGATCGCGATCGTCACGCGCGCGACCCCGTTCGACGGTGCGGTCGCCTACGAGGACCTCCTCGAATCGGGTCGCGGAAGGACCCCGGCACCGGTGGCGCAGGCGCTGACCGATGTCGCCGTCTTCCAGTTGTCCGGCGGGACCACCGGCCTTCCGAAGGTCGCCCCCCGACTTCACGAGGAGTACGCCTACAACTCGCGCGAGTGGGCGCGCGCACTCGAGTGGACGACCGACACGACGGTTCTCTATCCCCTGCCGCTCATGCACAACGCCGGAATCGCCCTCGCGCTGCAACCCGCCATCCTCAGCGGTGCCACGACGGTGCTCGCGCCCGACGCGAAGATCGACGGACTCCTGGATCTGATCACCGCCGAACACCCCACCAGCCTCCCGCTGGTTCCACCGGCGGTGGCCATCAGGATGCTTGACCATCCGCGGACCGCGAGCACCGACCTGTCCTCTATCACGCAGTACATCGTCGGTGGCCAGAAGCTTCCCCTGGAGGTCGCCCATCGGTTGCGCGATGAACTCCGCCTACCGCTGCGACAGATGTTCGGCATGGCCGAGGGCATGTTCTACGTGACCCCGGAGAACGCCCCGGACAGCGTCCTCCTCGACACCGTCGGCGCCCCGATCTCGCCCCTCGACGAGGCGCGCGTCGTCGACCCGTTGACCGGACACGATGTGCCGGCCGGTGAGCTCGGCGAACTCTGGATGCGCGGTCCGTACACGATCCGCGGGTACTACCGGGCGGCCGAGCACAATGCGTCCGCCTTCTCCGCCGACGGCTTCTACCGCAGCGGCGACCTCGGACGGCGCCATCACATCGACGGCGTCGACTACTTCTCCGTCGACGGACGAATCAAGGACGTGATCAATCGGGGTGTCGAGAAGATCCACGCCGAGGAGGTGGAAGAGCTGATCCTCCGCAATCCGGACGTGGAGACCGCAGCCGTCGTCGCGATGCCCGATCCCGTCCTCGGCGAACGGGCCTGCGCCTTCGTCGTGATGCGCGACGGCACCGACCCCCTGACGGTCGAGACGCTGGGCGCACATCTGGCGGCTCACGGCCTCGCGAAGTACAAGTTCCCCGAACGCGTCGAGGTGCGCGACCAACTGCCGCTCTCGAACGTCGGCAAGCTGTCCCGCAAAGACCTGCGCGACGAGGTCGCGCGCCTCCTCGACAACGAATCCGCCCGGCTCGCCTGA
- a CDS encoding maleate cis-trans isomerase codes for MVTRIGLIVPSSNVTVESEMPRILQASKDVEFTFHSSRMRMHDVTPEGLAAMNAQRERCVLEIGDAGVDAVLYACLVAIMATGLGEHERAEAAVAEQLAAGGVNPAVLSSAGALPRALRDSGAERVALVMPYMRPLAEKVVAYLENEGFEVADWRALEVSDNTEVGCIPSDRVMAAARDLDLTGVDALVLSCCVQMPSLSIVESAEQELGLPVLSAATAGAYSLLRSLNLPVDIPNAGSLLRADAVRV; via the coding sequence ATGGTTACCCGCATCGGCTTGATCGTCCCGAGTTCCAACGTCACCGTCGAATCGGAGATGCCACGCATCCTGCAGGCCTCCAAGGATGTCGAGTTCACCTTCCATTCCAGCCGGATGCGCATGCACGACGTGACGCCCGAAGGTCTCGCCGCGATGAACGCGCAGCGTGAGCGGTGCGTCTTGGAGATCGGCGACGCCGGTGTCGACGCGGTGCTGTACGCCTGCCTCGTCGCGATCATGGCGACCGGCCTCGGCGAGCACGAGCGCGCGGAGGCTGCGGTCGCCGAGCAACTGGCGGCAGGCGGTGTCAACCCGGCGGTGCTGTCGAGTGCCGGAGCGCTTCCGCGCGCCCTTCGTGATTCGGGAGCGGAGCGTGTCGCTCTCGTGATGCCGTACATGCGACCGCTCGCCGAGAAGGTGGTGGCCTATCTGGAGAACGAGGGCTTCGAGGTCGCCGACTGGCGGGCTCTGGAGGTCTCCGACAACACCGAGGTCGGCTGCATCCCCTCCGATCGGGTGATGGCCGCCGCGAGGGATCTCGACCTGACCGGCGTCGACGCGCTCGTTCTCTCGTGCTGCGTTCAGATGCCGTCGCTGTCGATCGTCGAATCCGCCGAACAGGAGCTGGGACTTCCCGTCCTGTCCGCTGCGACGGCAGGTGCGTACAGCCTGCTTCGGAGCCTGAACCTCCCCGTCGACATCCCGAATGCCGGCTCGCTGCTGCGCGCCGACGCCGTCCGCGTCTGA